The Stigmatella aurantiaca DW4/3-1 genome contains the following window.
ACGGGTCAGGTAGATGGTGGCGTTGGGCCGCAACGTGTCCAGGTAGGAGCCATGGGCGAAGACCGCCCGCGACTGTTTGCGCAACGCTTCGGCGCGGACCTGTTCCTCTTGGGCCACGGTTTGAATGACTTCGGGTGAGCTGGCGAGCAGTGGCACGAGCCGATGGACGGCCGCGAGGACCAAGGGAGTGCCGAGGATGAACAGCAAGCTCCAAAAGATCAGCCGCTTGCTGGGGAATGGCCGGAACAGCAGCAGCAAGAACCCCGTCACGGCATACAAGGACAGAACATCGCCATACCAGAGCACGAAGATGTGGGTCAGCCCCAGAAGGAGCAACACCGTCAGGCGGCGCACGTACAGGGGGAGGAAGGGCGTGCCCCGCTCCTGAGCCCGGCCCATTTGCAGGGCGAAGCCAAGGCCGAAAAGGAACGAGAAGAGGGTCATCGCCTTGCCGGCGAGCAGGAACTCGAAGGCGTGGTGGGCGGCATGATCCATTGGCGTGGCCAGCAGGGGGGCAGCCCCTCCCTTGGGCGAGGAATTCCTCCCGTTAAAATGCATATAGGCGTTCGAGACGAAGACGCCGCACAGGGCGAAGCCGCGAAGGACATCGAGGAAGAGCACCCGCTCGCTGGAGTCAGCCGGGCGAATCTCCGCGGCACCGTGCGAAGTCAGGGAAGGCAGGAGGGCCATGGGCCCAGCAGATGCGGCCCGCTTCTGGGCGTCAAGGCGAGGGCGGACCGGTCTCCGCCCCGAGTGCTTCCCGCCGGATGAGGGGACAGGACCGCCGAAGTTTCATACGCTGATGCTTCCTCCCAGCCACCCGACAGGAGCCCCTCCTTATGAATGAACCCCTGCGCCTGCCCGTGGAGACGGATGGCCAAGGGCGTCTGCTGGATGTCATCGAGCTGAGGGACTTCACGGTGAAGTGCTTCCTGGGCGCCTCTTTGCTGGGGGGCGAGGCGGCCCAGCGGGTGAGCCTGGATGTGGCCATGTTTCTCGACACGCGGCGGGCCGCGATGGATGGGCACCTGGCGCACACCGTCCACTACGGACGGCTGGCCGGAGAGCTGCGCTTCCTGCTGGAGTCCTGCCGCTTCGAGACACTGGAGCCGGTGGCGGAAGCGGTGGCCAGCTACGTGCTGCTGCCGCCCTCGCCGGATGCGCCCCATGTGCAGGTGCGGGCAGTCACTGTGCGTGTGGTCTGGGCAGACGCCCCTCAGGGGCAGGCCGTGCCCGCGGTGCAGGTGCACCGCCGCCACGGGAGCATCGTCTACGGGGTGGAGGCCAAGCCCTTTGGTCGCGTGGACATCGTCTGCGAGAGGCCCCGCTATGGCATCTACCGCCTGCGCATCAAGCCGGGAGGTTTCATTCCCACGCACATGCATCAGCAAATGGAGGAGAGCGAGCTGGTGCTGGGCAGTGGCTTGCTCTTGCAGGGCAGGGCGGTGCTCCAGGGCATGGTCTTCCACTGGCCGAAGGGCTTTGCCCACCGCTATGACAACCCCACGGAGATTGAGCAGTCGGTGCTGTGCGTGGACCGGCCCGGCTTCATCCCCGCGGACGAGGTGGAGTTGGAAGAGCCGCAGGGAGGATTGCAACCGGTGCAGGGGCACTCCTACTACCCTGCGGAAGATCCCCACCTGACTTGAGACACAGGGGGCGCTCAGTCGAGGAAGCGGCGCTCCCAGTGCTGCACGTCCTCCTCACGGAGGCAGGGCATCAGCCTGCTCGGTTCATGGAAGAGCCATGACTCCAACACGCGATAGGCGGGGAGGTTATCTCCGCGAGTGGTGTCACCGGCTTCAGGCCATGAACCGAGCGTTATCAGAGCCCTGTCGCCTTCTATTTCCTGAACGGTGGTTCCCGGTGAGTGGAGGCGGGAGCGTAGGGCAGTGGCACCTCCGAGTTCTCCGAGGAGGGGCTGGCCGAGAAAAGTCAGCCAAGCCGGACCTCTGAAGCGTGTGCCGAGCTTCCAGCCGAGCGATTCTGGGCATGGAACATCGATGCCTGGATGGCGGAAACAGTGCGGGGCAATTTTCTGCTCGATACCTGCCAGATCCAGTTCGCCGTTGAAGGACAATCCGGCGTAGCCAGAGCAATAGGGGAGGGGCTGGGCCATCTCCAGCGCCAGTTCGCGCACGTGATCGGGGCCGTGTTTCTCCAAGAACTCTGTTGGCAGCCAACAACTCATGACACATGTCGCATTTTGCGTGTCGTGCACAGAGGGGGTGAGCAGATCTTTTCCGTAGTACTCGAAGCGGTATGGCTCTCCGCTCTCTGGGGCGTCGTAGAGTCGGATGACGCCTCCCCGCGCTTCGCGCAACTTCCGCCGTGTGATCGCCCAGCCGGTCTCGTCGAGCTTCTGATATTCGCCGTCTGGGTCAATGTACCAGCCGAGAGCCCCTTGCCCGATGGCGCTTAGATACGCCTCCAGCGCCCGCTCCACGGCTTGCGCAACTTCCATATGGGTGTGACGCATGAAGAAGGTCAGGCTCAGCCCCTCACGCACCACGAGGGAGCCGTTCTTCGCCATGAGGCGGATTCTTGGATAGTGTTCGCTCATTCCAGCACTCCCCATCGGGGTATCACACGGAAAGCACGCGCTTTTAGGACGCTTTCGTAAGCCTGCTTCTGGGTGAGATCCTGGTGAGGATGGCCTCTCGGGTATTCTCTCCAAGCGGGACGTCCATCGTTGACGCACGGAAATTTAAAGTCGAAGACGCGCTGGATTTGGAGCGGGCTGCCCGTGTGGATGACGATGTCGGGTTCGAGGCTGCCGCGCAGTTCTGCGCTCCTGCCTGAGTCCAGTTGGGCCTTCACTTGATCTGGGGAGAGGTATTGCACCTTTCCGGTGCGAAAATCGAGATGGTACCGAGGTGAAATCGAGAAGCCATCGGGCTTCAGCTCCTGAAGCTTCTCCTGCGCGCATTGAAGAGCCTCATCGTGCTGTTCGATGCCCAGTTGCATGGCACGGGTCATGTGCCTGCCATGGGAGTCGACGCCAACGCTCTCGCTGCATTCCTGGTGAGTCGGGCCCCTGTTTCCAAAGTGCTTGGTCATCACCGAAGAACGGGCCTCGTCCTCGCACTCGGCGAGGGCTTTGTGGATGCGCGCCTCGAGCGCGGCATCGATGGCCATACTTGCAACCTTGGCCCCCGCAGAGAGATGGAGTGCAGCGCTTGGTGGACCTGGGCGAGGTGCTGGGGACGCTGGGACGACGGGAAATTGCTCGCCCGGATGGGGACGGCACAGAAGCGGATTCCGGGAGCAGGAAGCCGTGGCGGAGCCTGTGCTCTGCGCGTAGGTGCGAGGAGCACGGTGGGTGAGCCACAGGCGGTCAGTCCCAGGCCAAGGGCAAGTGCCGTCGGTACAAGCC
Protein-coding sequences here:
- a CDS encoding DUF418 domain-containing protein, translating into MALLPSLTSHGAAEIRPADSSERVLFLDVLRGFALCGVFVSNAYMHFNGRNSSPKGGAAPLLATPMDHAAHHAFEFLLAGKAMTLFSFLFGLGFALQMGRAQERGTPFLPLYVRRLTVLLLLGLTHIFVLWYGDVLSLYAVTGFLLLLFRPFPSKRLIFWSLLFILGTPLVLAAVHRLVPLLASSPEVIQTVAQEEQVRAEALRKQSRAVFAHGSYLDTLRPNATIYLTRLFRPIFISFVLIALGRFLLGFVAGRHRLLQEPERHQPLLRRLLGWGLLVGGVSNGATFLVGQLTNAGHIPQGAPWMFFLPTVSELGSLGLAAFYMAGLALLFQRPRGKKWLSVLAPPGQMALTNYLSQSVIYLLLFRGFGLGLGGKLGTLACLTIIFGIFWIQLLVSHLWLAHFRFGPAEWLWRSLTYGKAQPMRLNYEHLR
- a CDS encoding dihydroneopterin aldolase, which translates into the protein MNEPLRLPVETDGQGRLLDVIELRDFTVKCFLGASLLGGEAAQRVSLDVAMFLDTRRAAMDGHLAHTVHYGRLAGELRFLLESCRFETLEPVAEAVASYVLLPPSPDAPHVQVRAVTVRVVWADAPQGQAVPAVQVHRRHGSIVYGVEAKPFGRVDIVCERPRYGIYRLRIKPGGFIPTHMHQQMEESELVLGSGLLLQGRAVLQGMVFHWPKGFAHRYDNPTEIEQSVLCVDRPGFIPADEVELEEPQGGLQPVQGHSYYPAEDPHLT
- a CDS encoding DUF3396 domain-containing protein, producing the protein MSEHYPRIRLMAKNGSLVVREGLSLTFFMRHTHMEVAQAVERALEAYLSAIGQGALGWYIDPDGEYQKLDETGWAITRRKLREARGGVIRLYDAPESGEPYRFEYYGKDLLTPSVHDTQNATCVMSCWLPTEFLEKHGPDHVRELALEMAQPLPYCSGYAGLSFNGELDLAGIEQKIAPHCFRHPGIDVPCPESLGWKLGTRFRGPAWLTFLGQPLLGELGGATALRSRLHSPGTTVQEIEGDRALITLGSWPEAGDTTRGDNLPAYRVLESWLFHEPSRLMPCLREEDVQHWERRFLD